CCCGAAGACTACTGCCATCTATATACATCTGAGACGTCAGGATCTGCTCAAAGTAGTCAGTCCGCTGGATTCTTTGCTGGGCTCATAAAGATGGACTTGAGCAAGAATACTCTCTCTGGGAATGAAGTGGCAGACATATTTCGCCAGTTTGGCCCGGCCTATAGAGAGTCCCACCCTCTGCCGCTTTGTCATCTTAGAGCTATGAAGGCTATCGAGTGTTGCCGCACTGCGGCCTTAGGTGGACATGTCGAACAATGTGATGTCTGCGGGCATATTCGGATTTCTTACAACTCCTGTCGGAACCGACATTGTCCCAAGTGTCAAAGTCTGCCCCGGGAGAAGTGGCTGGCTGCCCGGAAGAGGGACTTACTACCGGTCGAATATTTTCATATCGTTTTCACCATCCCAGATCTACTTAATCCTTTGGCCTTGAGAAACCAGAGGGTGGTTTATAGCCTCCTGTTCAAGGCAGCCTCCGAGGCCCTTCTTGCCTTAAGCAAAGACCCTAAGCATCTGGGTGCAGAGATTGGCTTTATCTCGATTTTGCATACCTGGGGACAGAATTTGATGGACCATCCTCACCTTCATTGCCTCGTCCCTGGTGGGGGGTTATCTCTTGATGGCCAGCGGTGGATTTCTTCCCGAGGAGGGTTTTTCATCCCGGTGAAGGTTTTGTCCCGGTTGTTCCGGGGAAAATTCTTATTCTATCTCAAGG
The window above is part of the bacterium genome. Proteins encoded here:
- a CDS encoding IS91 family transposase; the protein is MDLSKNTLSGNEVADIFRQFGPAYRESHPLPLCHLRAMKAIECCRTAALGGHVEQCDVCGHIRISYNSCRNRHCPKCQSLPREKWLAARKRDLLPVEYFHIVFTIPDLLNPLALRNQRVVYSLLFKAASEALLALSKDPKHLGAEIGFISILHTWGQNLMDHPHLHCLVPGGGLSLDGQRWISSRGGFFIPVKVLSRLFRGKFLFYLKEAYRAGKLKFVGRICSMGDKREFQKMLDQLYRKQWVLYCKPPFRSPKQLLEYLGRYTHRVAIANHRLVKVEDGKVTFRWRDYGDGNKNKQMTLEAFEFIRRFLLHILPNNFVKIRHYGLLSNRNRKTKFRRCQKILGNTSNGKQQSTESESWEELLFKLIGIDPRICPCCKKGQMVTREILVPSCHAPPRKERWVA